A single window of Sphingobacterium sp. ML3W DNA harbors:
- a CDS encoding YqgE/AlgH family protein: MFNELDPQTGCLLISEPFMLDPNFERSVILLCDHDSQDTTLGFILNHKVIGCVGDLIREIATCTFPLHIGGPVSQNELFFIHSRFDLLLSGEEINDNIYFGGDAELLFSLINENKINQEDIKFFLGYSGWQSGQLDKEIKENSWAVQNKFSAALVFEKDTELLWKEAVISLGAKYAHVANFPQLPSLN, from the coding sequence ATGTTTAACGAACTCGATCCTCAAACAGGCTGTTTATTAATATCAGAACCTTTTATGCTCGACCCAAATTTTGAACGGTCGGTCATCCTATTATGTGATCACGATTCTCAGGACACAACCTTAGGATTTATTCTCAATCATAAGGTTATTGGTTGTGTTGGAGATTTAATCAGAGAAATCGCAACATGTACTTTTCCTTTACATATAGGTGGGCCCGTTTCCCAGAATGAGTTATTTTTTATCCACTCCCGTTTTGATTTACTTCTAAGTGGGGAGGAAATAAATGATAATATATATTTTGGAGGAGATGCAGAATTATTATTTAGCTTAATAAATGAAAATAAGATAAATCAAGAAGATATCAAATTTTTCTTGGGGTATTCAGGCTGGCAATCAGGCCAATTAGATAAGGAAATCAAAGAAAATAGTTGGGCAGTTCAGAATAAATTTTCCGCTGCATTAGTCTTTGAGAAAGACACCGAACTACTTTGGAAAGAGGCTGTTATAAGTTTGGGTGCGAAGTATGCCCATGTTGCCAATTTCCCACAATTACCAAGCTTAAATTAA
- the pdxH gene encoding pyridoxamine 5'-phosphate oxidase → MAIEHKDIAAIRQDYALGNLSESDVSNDPLVQFEKWFNEAVHSEALEPNAMILSTVGDMSLPSSRVVLLKDLKDNGFSFFTNFNSRKGTEMNANPHVATLFFWPELQRQVRIEGLIEKLPEEDSDEYFQSRPKGSRLGAIASPQSETIPNRSFLEERVANLAHEFENQELVPRPEFWGGYLIKPLYIEFWQGRSSRLHDRIAFQKVSDSWKIVRLAP, encoded by the coding sequence ATGGCAATCGAACACAAAGATATTGCCGCAATTAGACAAGATTATGCCTTGGGCAACCTGTCTGAAAGCGACGTGAGCAATGATCCTTTAGTACAATTTGAAAAATGGTTTAACGAAGCTGTTCATAGTGAGGCTCTTGAACCTAATGCTATGATTTTGTCTACAGTAGGCGATATGTCATTGCCTTCGTCGCGCGTGGTTTTACTAAAAGATCTAAAAGATAATGGTTTTAGTTTTTTCACTAATTTCAATAGCCGTAAAGGTACTGAAATGAATGCCAATCCGCATGTGGCGACTCTGTTTTTTTGGCCAGAATTACAACGTCAGGTACGTATAGAAGGACTTATTGAAAAACTACCGGAAGAGGATTCTGACGAATATTTTCAATCTAGGCCAAAGGGAAGTCGTCTTGGAGCCATTGCATCACCACAAAGTGAAACAATTCCCAATCGCAGTTTCCTAGAAGAAAGAGTCGCAAATCTTGCGCACGAATTTGAAAATCAAGAGCTCGTACCGCGTCCTGAGTTTTGGGGAGGTTACTTGATAAAGCCTCTTTATATTGAGTTTTGGCAAGGCCGTTCAAGTCGTCTTCATGATAGAATAGCCTTTCAAAAAGTATCTGATTCCTGGAAAATAGTTCGCTTAGCACCTTAA
- a CDS encoding NADH-quinone oxidoreductase subunit C, whose translation MNTKEISTLIVARFGDEAIEKIEESGLQSAIFVNAAFLEEICFFLRDEEGLYFDFLNNITAVDLSELGFMITYHLTSIPYLHTLVLKVMKENNRNVDQLPELASVATVWKTADWHEREAFDLMGIFFIGHPDLRRILLPDDWEGYPLRKDYQDPESYHGIAIK comes from the coding sequence ATGAATACGAAAGAAATTTCAACCTTAATCGTTGCCAGATTTGGGGATGAAGCCATTGAGAAAATAGAAGAATCAGGATTGCAATCAGCGATATTCGTGAATGCTGCCTTTCTGGAAGAAATTTGTTTTTTTTTACGGGACGAAGAGGGACTCTATTTTGATTTTTTAAATAATATTACGGCTGTTGATCTGAGTGAATTGGGCTTTATGATTACTTATCATTTGACCTCAATTCCTTATTTACATACATTGGTATTAAAGGTAATGAAGGAAAACAACCGTAATGTTGATCAACTACCAGAGCTTGCTTCTGTTGCTACGGTATGGAAAACTGCCGACTGGCACGAGCGAGAAGCTTTTGACCTCATGGGAATATTTTTCATCGGCCATCCCGATCTTAGACGTATCCTACTTCCAGATGACTGGGAGGGATATCCTTTAAGAAAAGACTATCAAGACCCAGAGAGTTATCATGGAATTGCTATTAAATAA
- a CDS encoding NADH-quinone oxidoreductase subunit D encodes MSNTKYNAAFKKYEAHLESIGSQEMIINMGPQHPSTHGVLRLQLITDGELVKEVIPHLGYLHRCFDKHAESMSYGKTIPFTDRLDYLSSMNNSHAFVMGVERMLGIDDKIPKRVEYIRVLVCELNRIASHLIGIGTYGIDIGAFTPFMWCFRDREHIMNMLEWVSGSRMLYNYIWVGGLFYDLPVGFEERCAEFVTYFKPKLVELDELLTENQIFISRTANIGILPADVAINYGVSGPMLRASGIKWDLRRIDAYSVYPEIDFEIPVGKGEMGSLGDCWDRYKIRVDEVKESVKIIEQCLERLLKDFPRTNTFDPRALVPKKVNLKAQDYYVRAENPKGELGFYFVTQEKSDIPKRVKARGPSFNNLSVLPELGKGNLIADLIAILGSMDIVLGEVDR; translated from the coding sequence ATGTCGAATACGAAGTACAATGCTGCGTTTAAAAAATACGAAGCACATCTAGAAAGCATTGGTTCACAAGAGATGATCATCAACATGGGGCCTCAGCATCCTTCAACACATGGTGTTCTGCGCTTACAGTTGATAACTGATGGTGAACTTGTCAAAGAAGTGATTCCGCATTTGGGTTATTTACATCGTTGCTTTGATAAACATGCAGAATCCATGAGTTATGGTAAAACCATACCGTTCACCGATCGTTTGGACTATTTATCATCCATGAATAATAGCCATGCTTTTGTTATGGGAGTAGAGCGTATGCTCGGTATTGATGACAAGATTCCAAAAAGAGTGGAGTATATACGGGTATTAGTCTGTGAATTAAATCGCATTGCCTCACATTTGATTGGCATCGGTACCTATGGCATTGATATCGGTGCATTTACACCTTTTATGTGGTGCTTTAGAGATCGTGAACATATCATGAATATGTTAGAATGGGTTTCAGGCTCACGTATGTTATATAATTACATTTGGGTAGGCGGTTTATTTTATGACCTACCAGTTGGTTTTGAAGAAAGATGTGCTGAATTTGTTACCTATTTCAAGCCTAAATTGGTGGAGTTGGATGAGTTGCTAACTGAAAATCAAATATTTATATCAAGAACTGCAAATATTGGCATCCTACCTGCAGATGTTGCCATCAACTATGGTGTGTCAGGACCGATGCTTCGCGCTTCGGGAATCAAATGGGATTTGAGAAGAATAGATGCCTATTCCGTATATCCAGAAATCGATTTTGAAATACCTGTTGGAAAAGGTGAAATGGGGAGTTTGGGCGACTGTTGGGATCGGTACAAGATTCGTGTGGATGAGGTAAAGGAATCTGTCAAAATTATAGAACAATGTTTAGAGCGTTTATTAAAAGATTTTCCGCGTACCAATACATTTGATCCGCGCGCATTGGTGCCAAAAAAAGTCAACCTTAAAGCCCAGGATTATTATGTAAGAGCTGAAAACCCAAAGGGGGAATTAGGTTTTTATTTTGTAACACAGGAAAAATCTGATATCCCTAAACGGGTGAAGGCAAGGGGGCCGAGCTTTAATAATCTCTCCGTTTTACCTGAACTGGGGAAGGGAAATTTGATTGCCGACTTGATTGCTATATTGGGGTCGATGGATATTGTACTGGGAGAAGTAGACCGCTAA
- a CDS encoding polyprenol monophosphomannose synthase, which translates to MADSLVIIPTYNEKENIEKIIRKVCSLPVPFHILIVDDGSPDGTANIVKSLQDEFHECLFIEERKGKLGLGTAYIHGFKWALQREYEFIFEMDADFSHNPDDLIRLRQNCIANADMSIGSRYIKGVNVVNWPMSRVLMSYFASVYVRFVTGIDIQDATAGFVCFRRRVLERIPLDKIRFVGYAFQIEMKFTAIKYGFKVDEVPIIFTDRTEGTSKMSTSIFKEAFFGVIQLKISSWTRKYK; encoded by the coding sequence GTGGCCGATAGTTTAGTTATCATACCTACATACAACGAGAAGGAGAACATCGAAAAAATAATTCGTAAAGTATGCTCTCTTCCCGTACCCTTTCATATTTTAATTGTCGATGACGGTTCTCCTGATGGAACAGCTAACATCGTGAAATCACTTCAAGATGAATTTCATGAATGCTTGTTTATTGAAGAACGTAAAGGAAAGTTGGGCTTAGGCACTGCTTACATACATGGATTTAAATGGGCTTTACAACGAGAATATGAATTCATATTTGAAATGGATGCTGATTTTAGCCATAATCCGGATGACTTGATTCGCCTACGTCAAAACTGTATAGCAAATGCCGACATGAGTATTGGTTCTCGTTATATCAAAGGTGTAAATGTAGTGAATTGGCCCATGAGTAGGGTGTTGATGTCATATTTTGCTTCTGTTTATGTACGTTTTGTAACAGGCATTGACATTCAGGACGCTACCGCGGGTTTTGTGTGTTTTAGGAGAAGAGTATTAGAGCGAATACCACTTGATAAAATTAGGTTCGTTGGCTATGCATTTCAAATTGAAATGAAGTTTACCGCGATTAAATATGGTTTTAAAGTAGATGAGGTACCTATTATATTTACTGATCGTACAGAGGGAACTTCAAAAATGAGCACAAGTATTTTTAAAGAAGCTTTTTTCGGTGTTATCCAATTGAAAATTTCTAGTTGGACGCGAAAATATAAATAA
- the ruvB gene encoding Holliday junction branch migration DNA helicase RuvB: protein MNENLDPNAENLSHMDRDIERVLRPQAFEDFTGQEKILENLNIFVKAAKLRGESLDHVLLHGPPGLGKTTLSNIIANEMGVGIKITSGPVLDKPGDLAGLLTNLEEGDVLFIDEIHRLSPIVEEYLYSAMEDFKIDIMLETGPNARSVQISLNPFTLIGATTRSGLLTSPLRARFGINARLQYYDVKLLTTIVLRSADILKTPISDEGAYEIARRSRGTPRIANALLRRTRDFAQIKGTGSIEREIAKYALNALNVDENGLDEMDNRILSTIIDKFKGGPVGLKTIATAVGEDEGTIEEVYEPFLIQEGYLMRTSRGRECTEAAFKHIGRVYTNKGNTLF, encoded by the coding sequence ATGAATGAGAACTTAGATCCGAATGCGGAAAACTTAAGTCATATGGATAGGGATATCGAACGTGTATTAAGACCGCAGGCGTTTGAGGATTTTACTGGGCAGGAAAAGATTTTGGAAAACCTGAACATCTTTGTTAAGGCTGCAAAATTGAGAGGGGAGTCATTAGATCACGTATTACTTCATGGGCCTCCCGGACTTGGTAAAACAACGCTATCCAATATAATTGCCAATGAAATGGGGGTCGGCATAAAGATTACTTCTGGACCAGTACTGGACAAACCAGGTGATTTAGCGGGTTTACTGACCAACCTTGAAGAAGGCGATGTATTATTTATTGATGAAATTCACCGTTTGAGCCCGATTGTAGAAGAGTATCTATATTCAGCGATGGAAGATTTTAAAATTGACATCATGTTGGAAACAGGTCCGAATGCACGATCTGTGCAAATATCTCTGAATCCGTTTACGCTTATTGGAGCAACTACCCGTTCAGGATTGTTAACGTCCCCTTTAAGAGCGCGTTTTGGCATCAATGCTCGCTTGCAATATTACGATGTAAAACTATTAACGACCATTGTCTTAAGGTCAGCAGACATTTTAAAGACACCTATCAGTGACGAGGGTGCTTACGAAATCGCTAGAAGGAGCAGAGGTACGCCTCGTATTGCCAATGCACTCTTAAGGAGAACTCGTGATTTTGCACAAATTAAAGGTACAGGTTCTATTGAACGTGAAATCGCGAAATATGCTTTAAATGCTCTGAATGTAGATGAAAACGGCTTGGATGAAATGGACAATCGTATCTTAAGTACAATTATCGATAAATTTAAAGGTGGTCCGGTTGGTCTCAAGACTATTGCAACTGCTGTGGGAGAAGATGAAGGAACTATTGAAGAAGTATATGAACCTTTCTTGATTCAAGAAGGCTATTTAATGCGAACTTCGAGAGGAAGGGAATGTACTGAAGCGGCTTTTAAACATATTGGTAGGGTATACACAAATAAAGGAAATACTCTTTTTTAA
- a CDS encoding S9 family peptidase, which produces MNKIYLFLGLLLTCFYATAQESTSPPKANYLLASKFSPDKLKKMIFSTTIKPNWINFSDRFWYDFTTPQGKNWYLVDPASSKKETLFDNEKLAAQITKIVKNPFDAQHLSLQNLRFTKDEKKIRFEVASTQDTLKSKEEIEKLKVKTDTLKKKLFYLEYDLATQKVIELSDKTKEKKALSWATFSPDTNTIYFAKDFNLFWMDRANYEKAVKNEKDSTIIEHQITKDGLQYYAWAGDEYSTTTGDDKKEEDVVKRKRIWMNWSPDGKHFVITRKDNRSLNPLWVINNVGSKRPTLETYKYQMPGETDSTETQLYIFKASDKTYKQIKVDAFKNQTLSNWSKNTDKNSYKGDYFINYWLGNNDAFYIARSSRDLKRIDLLQVNIDGTTKVLVEERSNVYQDIKKPLLINNGAEFIHWSQRDGWGHFYLYDNQGNLKQQLTSGSFNCEEITGSDLTTRMLYFTANGKENNEDPYYLHHYSVGFNGSNLKLLNPGNFDHQVDVSESARYFVDNFSRVNSVPEIALFNTNGKKLMTLEKADLSLLFAAGYKFPQPFKVKAGDGITDLYGVMYKPFDFDSTKTYPIVEYIYPGPQTEAVNQSFGRSMDRIDRLAQFGMIVVTVGNRGGHPARSQWYHTYGYGNLRDYGLEDKKVAAEQLADRFKFIDINRVGITGHSGGGFMSTAAMLVYPDFFKVAVSGAGNHENNIYNRWWSERHHGVTEKISAKGDTTFTYQIDKNTDLAKNLKGKLLIATGDIDNNVHPANSIRMVNALIKANKRFDFLLLPGQRHGFGDMTEYFFWKMGDYFAEYLIGDSKIEEVNMTEINREIPLSR; this is translated from the coding sequence ATGAATAAGATTTACTTATTCTTAGGACTGTTGCTCACATGTTTTTATGCCACAGCCCAAGAATCAACCTCACCGCCTAAAGCGAATTATCTGTTAGCATCAAAATTTTCGCCAGATAAGCTTAAAAAAATGATTTTTTCCACAACGATTAAACCCAATTGGATAAATTTTTCTGATCGCTTTTGGTATGATTTCACCACTCCTCAAGGAAAAAACTGGTATTTAGTGGATCCAGCAAGCAGTAAAAAGGAGACCCTTTTTGACAATGAAAAATTAGCAGCACAAATTACCAAAATTGTTAAAAATCCATTTGATGCGCAGCACCTGTCCCTTCAGAATTTAAGATTCACAAAAGATGAAAAGAAAATCAGATTTGAAGTTGCTAGTACTCAAGATACTTTAAAGTCTAAAGAAGAGATTGAAAAGCTCAAGGTGAAAACCGATACCCTAAAAAAGAAGCTTTTCTATCTGGAATATGATTTAGCAACACAAAAGGTCATCGAGCTGAGCGACAAAACCAAAGAGAAAAAAGCTTTATCTTGGGCAACCTTCTCCCCTGACACCAATACCATTTACTTTGCAAAAGATTTTAATCTATTTTGGATGGATCGCGCCAACTATGAAAAAGCGGTAAAGAATGAAAAAGACAGTACGATTATAGAACATCAAATAACCAAAGATGGTCTTCAGTATTATGCTTGGGCTGGTGATGAATACAGCACAACAACAGGTGACGATAAAAAAGAGGAAGATGTTGTTAAACGCAAACGTATATGGATGAATTGGTCCCCTGACGGTAAACATTTTGTCATCACTCGTAAAGATAACAGAAGTTTAAATCCATTATGGGTTATCAATAATGTAGGAAGTAAACGCCCAACATTAGAGACCTATAAATACCAAATGCCTGGTGAGACGGACTCGACAGAAACTCAATTATATATTTTCAAAGCTTCTGATAAAACTTATAAACAAATAAAAGTTGATGCTTTTAAAAATCAGACATTAAGCAATTGGTCAAAAAACACGGATAAGAATAGCTATAAAGGTGACTATTTTATCAACTATTGGTTAGGTAACAATGATGCATTTTACATTGCTCGATCAAGTCGCGATTTAAAACGTATTGACTTGTTACAGGTTAATATAGATGGAACAACTAAAGTATTAGTAGAGGAACGTTCCAACGTTTATCAAGATATCAAAAAACCATTATTAATTAATAATGGTGCTGAATTTATCCACTGGTCTCAACGCGATGGTTGGGGACATTTTTATCTTTATGATAATCAGGGAAACTTAAAACAGCAATTGACAAGTGGCTCATTCAATTGCGAGGAGATTACAGGATCTGACTTAACAACAAGAATGTTATACTTCACTGCAAATGGTAAAGAGAATAATGAAGACCCTTATTATTTACATCATTATAGTGTAGGTTTCAATGGCTCAAATCTAAAATTATTAAACCCTGGTAATTTTGATCATCAGGTCGATGTCAGTGAAAGCGCTCGCTATTTTGTTGATAATTTTTCTCGCGTAAACAGCGTTCCTGAAATAGCATTATTTAATACCAATGGAAAGAAGCTAATGACTTTAGAAAAAGCAGACCTTTCTTTACTATTTGCAGCTGGCTATAAATTTCCACAACCTTTTAAAGTTAAAGCAGGAGATGGTATTACAGACCTGTATGGAGTGATGTACAAGCCGTTTGATTTTGATAGCACAAAGACCTATCCTATAGTTGAATACATCTACCCAGGTCCACAGACTGAGGCAGTAAATCAATCTTTCGGCAGAAGCATGGATAGAATCGATCGTTTAGCACAATTTGGGATGATTGTCGTTACTGTTGGTAACCGTGGTGGTCATCCGGCAAGATCTCAATGGTATCATACATATGGATATGGCAACTTAAGAGACTATGGATTAGAGGATAAAAAGGTCGCTGCAGAACAATTAGCGGATCGGTTTAAGTTTATCGATATTAATCGCGTTGGTATCACTGGACATTCGGGCGGCGGATTTATGTCTACAGCTGCTATGTTGGTTTATCCTGACTTCTTTAAAGTAGCAGTTTCTGGCGCTGGAAACCACGAAAACAACATCTATAACAGATGGTGGAGCGAAAGACATCATGGTGTTACAGAGAAAATAAGTGCTAAAGGTGATACAACATTTACCTATCAGATTGACAAAAATACAGATTTAGCGAAAAATCTAAAAGGCAAATTATTAATTGCTACAGGAGATATTGATAACAATGTGCATCCTGCCAACTCTATCAGAATGGTCAATGCTTTAATAAAAGCAAATAAACGTTTTGATTTCTTGTTGCTACCTGGACAACGTCATGGATTTGGTGATATGACCGAATATTTCTTTTGGAAAATGGGAGATTATTTTGCAGAATACCTTATTGGTGATTCGAAAATCGAAGAAGTTAATATGACTGAAATAAACAGAGAAATACCATTGAGTAGATAA